A window of Clostridium taeniosporum genomic DNA:
GAATTTGTTCATGGAATTGGAAAAAGAAAAAGTAAGATTCAAAAGTGGACAGAACAATTGATTGAATACAAGCAAAGACAAGAAAAATATGATTCAAGCAAGGAAATATTATCAAAAAGAAATAGTTATTCTAAAACCGATACTGACGCAACTTTCATGCATATGAAAGATGATCATATGAGAAATGGTCAATTAAAACCTGGTTATAATGTACAAATAGCTGTTGAAAGTGAATACGTGACCGGTGTCGGAATATTTCAAGATAGAAATGATATAGCAACACTAATACCTATGCTGAACAATATGCAGGAAAAGCTGGGACGTAAACATCTCAATGTAATTGCAGATTCAGGGTATGAAAGTGAAGAAAATTATTTGTTTTTAGAAAGTAATAATCAAATCCCATATATAAAACCACAAACTTATGAAAAGTGGAAAAAGAGAAGTTTTAAAAATGATATAAGCAAACGTGAAAATATGCAATATAATTCAGAAACAGATACTTATACTTGTCATAATGGCAAGAAATTAAAACCTTTTTCAATCATTCATAGAAAGTTTGCAAGTGGATATGAAGCCGAAGTTACTGTATATGAATGTGAAAGTTGTGATAACTGCTCTTACAAAGCAAAATGTACGAAAGCGAAAGCAAATAGAAAGATGCAAGTTTCAAAAACTTTTATAGAAAAGCGTGAAGTATCTTATAAAAATATTACTACTGAAAAAGGTGCTAAACTAAGAATGAATAGATCTATTCAGGTCGAAGGAGCATTTGGAGTTTTAAAAAGTGACTATGAATTCAATAGATTTTTAACACGTGGAAAAAATAGCGTTAAAACGGAATTTATTTTGCTTTGTTTTGGTTTTAATATTAATAAATTACATTCTAAAATCCAAAATGAAAGAACTCAAAATCATCTTCATGAATTAAAAATCTCTGCCTAATTATGGAATATATTAAGTAGGCTTATTTAAGTGCGTTTAAAATTAAAAAATCTCCCAATAATTTATATCCTCTTTTAATTATTGGGAGATTTATTGATTTAAATCGAAAAGGAGCGTCGCTCATGATTAAAATTTAACCATTTCGCAACAGCCCCTTTTTGCATAGTAAAGCAGAATATATGAAATTTAGTTTTTGAGTTATTTGTTTCTTAGTATTAGAAAAAACGCTTTTATCATTATATGTTACAATAAGTATGTATAGCAAAATATTTATTCGAAATTTAATCTAAGGCACATTCAAATAAATAGTCAGTATACTAGTTTATTTTGTGAACTACTTCTTTTTTGAAACCTAACAATAACACAACTATTAGAAGAACCAAGTTATTGTATTTCACAAAATATCCGTTACATTTTGACTTGTTATTTATTTTTATATGCCTAATTGCAATATATTTTGATATATGTATAATTATTATGAATGATAAAGTGAATTTTAGTGCTAAAGATGGAGTGAATAGAAATGAGAATGAGAAAAAAGCCATGGGCAAGACCAGAACTTGAAAGTTGTGACTTTTTTATAATAAATCCTAAAGAAAATAAAGGAAAATGGAGAAAAGTATTTAACAATGATAATCCTATTTATTTAGAACTTGGATGTGGAAAAGGAGTATTTACAGCAGTACATGGTTCTGAACATGGGAATATTAATTATATTGCCATTGATATAAAAGATGAAGTATTAGGTTTAGCTAAAAGAAATATAGAAAAAGAATATAAAGAAAAAAATAAAGAGCTAAATAATATAAAATTAATGGCTCAGGAAATAGGGCTAATTAATGAAATGTTAGATGAAAATGATACTATAAGTAGAATTTTTATTAATTTCTGCAATCCGTGGCCTAAAAAGAAACATAAGAAAAGAAGATTAACACATACAAGACAATTAAATCAATATAGAAACTTTTTAAGAGAAAATGGAGAAATATGGTTTAAAACAGATGATGATGAATTATTTGAAGAATCTCTTGAATATTTTAAAGAAAGTAAGTTTAGAATTGAATACATAACATATGATTTACATAATAGTGGTTTTGAAGGTAATGTGGAAACTGAACATGAGAGAATGTTTACGGAGCAAGGAATTAAAACCAAATTTTTAATAGCTATAAAAGAAGATTAATAAGATTAACATAATAAAACAAATTTAGGAGTGATTAAATATGAACGGAGTATGGATAGAGGTTAAGGTAATAACAAGTAGTGAAGCTTTAGAACCTATATCAGGAATATTTTATGGATTAAATAGCCAAGGTGTTGCAGTAGAAGATCCTAATGATTTATTAACAAGAGATCAAGGACCATTAACTTGGGATTTTGCAGATATAAATGTATTAGAGCATAAAGGTGAATTTGCTGTTGTTAAAGCATATTTTTCAGAAGATGATAATTTAGAAGAAATAGTTTCAATCACAAAAGAAAAAATTAAAGAAATTAAGGATATGGGAATTAATGTAGGTAAAGGTATAGTTGAGTGCGATAAAATAAAAGAAGAAGACTGGGAAAACAATTGGAAAAAGTACTATAAACCATCAAATATTACAGATAAAATTGTTGTAAAGCCTATGTGGGAAGAATATGTGCCTAAAAATGGAGAATTGGTCGTAGAATTAGATCCAGGAATGGCATTTGGTACAGGAACACATGAAACAACAAGAATGTGTGTTAAAGCATTAGAAAAGTATGTGAAAAAAGATTCAACTGTTTTTGATGTTGGTTGTGGATCTGGTATTTTAGCAATAGCTGCAGCAAAATTAGGTGCAAAATTAGCTTTAGGAGTTGATTTAGATCCAGTGGCTGTTGAATCAGCAAAAGAAAATGTAGGATTAAATGATTTAGATAATATTGAAATATTAGAAGGAAATCTTCTTGATGTAATTGATGGAAAAGCAGATATAGTTGTTGCCAATATAATAGCTGAAATTATTTGTATATTAACAGGAGATGTTAGTAAGGCTTTAAATAAAGGTGGATTATTTATTACTTCAGGAATAATAAATGAAAGAGTAGATATGGTTACTTCAAAGCTTAATGAATGTGGATTTGAAGTTCTGGAAATAAACAAAGATGGAGAATGGAACTGTATAGTTGCTAAATTAAAATAATTTTTAATTGGTTAATAAAGGAGATTTTTATGCATAAGTTTTTTACTTCAGCATGTAATATCACAGAAAAAGAGGGAAAAATACTTGGTGATGATGTAAAACATATATATAAAGTTTTGCGTCTAAATGAAGGAGAAAAAGTAGTACTAAATAATTGTGAAGGAAAAGAATATTTAGGAGAAATTGCATCTGTTGGAAAGCAAGAAGTAATAGTAAATATATTAGAGGAATTAAGTACTAACAATGAAAGCAAAATAAATATAACTTTATTTCAAGGATTACCTAAAGGACAAAAGATGGATTTAATAGTCCAAAAAGGAACAGAACTTGGAGTGAAAGAATTTGTACCTATAATAACAGATAGAGTAGATGTAAAATTAAAAGGTGAATTTAAAAAGCTTGAAAGATTGAATAGAATTGCTTTAGAGGCAGCTAAGCAATCAAAAAGAAGTATTATACCTAAAGTAAAAGAAGTTATTGGATTTAATGAAGTTTTAAATAAATTAGAAAATTTAGATTTAATATTAGTACCTTATGAAAATGCAGAAAACTTTGGATTTAAAACTCTTATAAAAGAACTAAGAGAAAACGAAATAGACTTGGGTTCTATAAAAAATATAGGAGTTGTAATAGGTCCAGAAGGTGGATTTGAAGAAGGTGAAATTGAATCATTAAAAAGTATAGGTGCATATATAATAACTTTAGGTAATAGAATTTTGCGTACAGAAACAGCAGGTTTTGTAGCTACTTCTTTAATACAATATGAATTAGCAGATTTAGGAGGAAATATTTAATGAAAGTTGCATTTGCGACATTAGGATGTAGAGTTAATCAATATGAAACAGAAGCTATGACAGAAAAATTTATAAGAGAAGGTTATAGTCTTACTGAATTTGATGATTTTGCTGACGTTTACGTTATAAATACATGTACAGTTACTAATATGGGTGACAAAAAATCTAGACAAATAATAAGTAAAGCTAGAAGAACTAATAGTAATGCTATAATTGCAGTTGTTGGATGTTATTCACAAATAGCTCCAGCAGAAGTTTCTAAAATTGAAGGTGTAGATGTTGTTTTAGGAACAAGAAACAAAGGTGATGTAGTTTATTATGTTAACAAAGCTAGAGATGAAAAAGAAATACAAGTAAGTGTTAATGAAGTTCTTAGAAATAAAGAATTTGAAGAACTTAATATAGAGGAATATCAAGATAAAACTAGAGCATTTTTAAAGATACAAGATGGATGTAATAGATTTTGTACATTTTGCTTAATACCATATGCTAGAGGAGCTACTTGTTCTAAAAAACCAGAAAAGGTTATTGAAGAAGTAAAGAAATTAGCACAACATGGTTTTAAGGAAGTTATTTTATCCGGTATACATACAGCTTCTTATGGAGTTGATTTAGGAGCTGACATTACATTAATAAGCTTACTTGAAGATATAGAAAAAATAGATGGAATAGAAAGAGTTAGAATTGGATCTATTGAGCCAGCATTTTTTACAGATGAAGTTATAAAAAAGATAAAGAATATGAAAAAATTATGTCCTCACTTCCATTTATCACTTCAAAGTGGATGTAATACTACTTTAAAAAGAATGAATAGAAGATATACGTCAGAAGAATATGCTAAAACAGTTGAAACTTTAAGAGATAATATTAAGGATGTATCAATTACTACTGATTTAATAGTAGGTTTTCCAGGAGAAACTGAAGAAGAGTTTAATGAAACATATGATTATTTAAAAAAATTAAAATTAACTAAAGTACACTTATTTAAATATAGTCCTAGAAAAGGAACAAAAGCAGCAGAAATGCCAAATCAAATAGATGGTACTATTAAGGATAAGAGAAGTAAAATATTATCAGAATTAAATAAAGAAAATGAAATAGACTTTATTAAAAAAATAGTTGGTAGAGATATGGATGTTTTAATAGAAAGAGAATGTTCAAATAAGCCAGGGATTTTTGAAGGTTATACAAAAAATTATGTAAAAGCTGAAATTTATGATGCTAATGAAGAAATGATAGGAAAAATTGTAGAGTGTAGTATAGAAAGTTATGATGATAATTATATTGTTGGAAAAATAAAGTAATTATTTGGTATAATAAATATACAAAAGTAAAAAAATATAATTAACTATGTTATTATATTTTTAAGTAGCATATTTTAGGAGGTGAATTTATGGAAGATTGTATATTTTGCAAAATTATTAAAGGTGAAATTCCAAGTAAAAAGTTATATGAAGATGAATTTGTGTATGCTTTTTATGATATAAACCCAGAAGCACCAGTTCATTTTTTAGTTATTCCTAAAGAACATGTAAAAAGTGCTAATGATTTAAATGAAAAAAATATGAATGTAGTTTCACACATTTTTAAAGTAATTAATAAATTAGTAGTAGAACTTGGAGTATCTGAAAGTGGATATAGAATAGTAAACAATTGTGGAGTAGATGGTGGCCAAACAGTAAATCATATGCATTTTCACGTTTTAGGTGGTAGAAATTTGCAATGGCCACCGGGTTAAAATTTATAATATAATTAGTTA
This region includes:
- the prmA gene encoding 50S ribosomal protein L11 methyltransferase, whose translation is MNGVWIEVKVITSSEALEPISGIFYGLNSQGVAVEDPNDLLTRDQGPLTWDFADINVLEHKGEFAVVKAYFSEDDNLEEIVSITKEKIKEIKDMGINVGKGIVECDKIKEEDWENNWKKYYKPSNITDKIVVKPMWEEYVPKNGELVVELDPGMAFGTGTHETTRMCVKALEKYVKKDSTVFDVGCGSGILAIAAAKLGAKLALGVDLDPVAVESAKENVGLNDLDNIEILEGNLLDVIDGKADIVVANIIAEIICILTGDVSKALNKGGLFITSGIINERVDMVTSKLNECGFEVLEINKDGEWNCIVAKLK
- a CDS encoding histidine triad nucleotide-binding protein, producing the protein MEDCIFCKIIKGEIPSKKLYEDEFVYAFYDINPEAPVHFLVIPKEHVKSANDLNEKNMNVVSHIFKVINKLVVELGVSESGYRIVNNCGVDGGQTVNHMHFHVLGGRNLQWPPG
- a CDS encoding IS1182 family transposase, which gives rise to MLINKSYIKNYNKFNDNFQLILPLNLENLIPEDDSVRLLSHVLEGLNYTKLYKAYSSVGRKPAVEPKIMFKILSYAYSQNIYSSRKIEKACKRDINFKWLLQSYKAPDHATISRFRKDYLSNEVIEDLFYQQVKYLAEQKEILFENVFIDGTKIEANANRYTFVWKKSIYKNEEKMFDKIVALIEDVNVEELKDFIIGKETLIENIDAILDWLSLEKQNRNIEFVHGIGKRKSKIQKWTEQLIEYKQRQEKYDSSKEILSKRNSYSKTDTDATFMHMKDDHMRNGQLKPGYNVQIAVESEYVTGVGIFQDRNDIATLIPMLNNMQEKLGRKHLNVIADSGYESEENYLFLESNNQIPYIKPQTYEKWKKRSFKNDISKRENMQYNSETDTYTCHNGKKLKPFSIIHRKFASGYEAEVTVYECESCDNCSYKAKCTKAKANRKMQVSKTFIEKREVSYKNITTEKGAKLRMNRSIQVEGAFGVLKSDYEFNRFLTRGKNSVKTEFILLCFGFNINKLHSKIQNERTQNHLHELKISA
- the trmB gene encoding tRNA (guanosine(46)-N7)-methyltransferase TrmB, with product MRMRKKPWARPELESCDFFIINPKENKGKWRKVFNNDNPIYLELGCGKGVFTAVHGSEHGNINYIAIDIKDEVLGLAKRNIEKEYKEKNKELNNIKLMAQEIGLINEMLDENDTISRIFINFCNPWPKKKHKKRRLTHTRQLNQYRNFLRENGEIWFKTDDDELFEESLEYFKESKFRIEYITYDLHNSGFEGNVETEHERMFTEQGIKTKFLIAIKED
- a CDS encoding RsmE family RNA methyltransferase, whose translation is MHKFFTSACNITEKEGKILGDDVKHIYKVLRLNEGEKVVLNNCEGKEYLGEIASVGKQEVIVNILEELSTNNESKINITLFQGLPKGQKMDLIVQKGTELGVKEFVPIITDRVDVKLKGEFKKLERLNRIALEAAKQSKRSIIPKVKEVIGFNEVLNKLENLDLILVPYENAENFGFKTLIKELRENEIDLGSIKNIGVVIGPEGGFEEGEIESLKSIGAYIITLGNRILRTETAGFVATSLIQYELADLGGNI
- the mtaB gene encoding tRNA (N(6)-L-threonylcarbamoyladenosine(37)-C(2))-methylthiotransferase MtaB, coding for MKVAFATLGCRVNQYETEAMTEKFIREGYSLTEFDDFADVYVINTCTVTNMGDKKSRQIISKARRTNSNAIIAVVGCYSQIAPAEVSKIEGVDVVLGTRNKGDVVYYVNKARDEKEIQVSVNEVLRNKEFEELNIEEYQDKTRAFLKIQDGCNRFCTFCLIPYARGATCSKKPEKVIEEVKKLAQHGFKEVILSGIHTASYGVDLGADITLISLLEDIEKIDGIERVRIGSIEPAFFTDEVIKKIKNMKKLCPHFHLSLQSGCNTTLKRMNRRYTSEEYAKTVETLRDNIKDVSITTDLIVGFPGETEEEFNETYDYLKKLKLTKVHLFKYSPRKGTKAAEMPNQIDGTIKDKRSKILSELNKENEIDFIKKIVGRDMDVLIERECSNKPGIFEGYTKNYVKAEIYDANEEMIGKIVECSIESYDDNYIVGKIK